The following proteins are co-located in the Pyxicephalus adspersus chromosome Z, UCB_Pads_2.0, whole genome shotgun sequence genome:
- the ARHGAP35 gene encoding rho GTPase-activating protein 35, whose product MMMARKQDVRVPTYSISVVGLSGTEKEKGQCGIGKSCLCNRFVRPSADDFHLDHTSVLSTSDFGGRVVNNDHFLYWGEVTRQLEDCVDCKVHVVEQTEFIDDQTFQPHRSTALQPYIKRAASTKLASAEKLMYFCTDQLGLEQDFEQKQMPEGKLQIDGFLLSVDVSRGMNRNFDDQLKFVSNLYTQLAKTKKPILLVLTKCDEGVERYIRDAHAFALNKKNVQVVETSARSNVNVDLAYTALIQLIDKSRGKSKIIPYFEALKQQSQQIAAAKDKYEWLVGRVVKSHNETWLSVSRRMQSSNEYQDYVYLEGTDKAKKLFQQHIQRLRQDHIDRRRRVYLSVLPRALDALVPDLDEIDHLSWPKVANMLETKPAFSQWFVVLEDMPWDLTSHIDNMEDDRIPYDILETQPAADVYYTHLDKLRNARKKEEMKKSFKENLGSSPFITPGKPWEEARSFIMSEEFYQWLEEPVYMDIYSKHQKEIIDKAKEELQELLLEYSELFYELELDAKPSKEKMGVIQEVLGEEQRFKALHKLQAERDALILKHIHFVYHPTKDTCPSNPLCVDTKIEQLLSSRCSYPYDRHFKDPNVDRINLVILGKDGLARELANEIRALCTNDDKYVVDGKMYELSLRPIEGNVRLPVNSFQTSTFVPHGCLCLYNSKESLSYVVESIEKSRESSLGRKENHLLNLYLTLILVNRRGDMSGETAQSLIHQGKEIATRLQCELLDAASTGLGYGRNINEKQITKILRDLLDSKRNMNLVTTTPSIKDLVDCDLRIVICLMCGDLFNLEDVLNALKPHTYRPSQFGVGLSVLLDLHIGSQKRRLELLILSYHASFNIRKTRLVHGYMVFYAAKRRASLAMLRAFLCEVQDIVPVQLVALTEGSLTVLDNATRDQLVEGEEIAQDIEGKFLLLPCGPGQAKMDMFYPFFKDVMEKKVIIEASHMYDNTAEACSTTEEVFSSPRAGSPLCNSHLHDSEDDLDPSPQHILPREDLSIAAHTRDHSKLARELEDSESLPFISVMSTLESRLNNKVPPPLKPKPPIPFDISKPDLSYLDPGSRDAHRRSLTSITWPPSEAFDPSDYAEPMDSVVKPRNQEENIYSVPHDSTQGKIITIRNTNKPQSNGSGNGSDSDMDTNSLERARKASIVTKPVLYRTKCAKLGKFSSYRSSLSVGSDDELGPIRRKEDEIGTQGPKDNTTNSYEADGEDPRKRNILRSLRRTTKKRAPKLRPSLTKQTWESNYFGVPLVNVVTLERPIPVFIEKCVEYIETTGMSTEGIYRVSGNKSEMDSLQRQFDQDHNLDLAEKDFTINTVAGALKSFFAELPDPLVPYNLQTELVDAYKINDQEQKLQVMKELLKKLPKENQEIFKYVISHLNRVSQHHHINLMTSENLSMCFWPTLMRPDFTTMDALTATRTYQTIIELFINQCPYFFYQRPPMDLPTPSSPSTPPLHQPSPPQSPPLTPVSPSQTLLPTDPNIL is encoded by the exons ATGATGATGGCACGGAAACAAGATGTGCGCGTGCCCACCTACAGCATCAGTGTGGTGGGCCTCTCCGGCACAGAAAAGGAGAAAGGCCAATGCGGTATCGGGAAGTCCTGCTTGTGCAACCGCTTTGTACGTCCCAGTGCCGATGACTTCCACTTGGACCACACGTCCGTCCTGAGCACTAGCGACTTCGGAGGACGTGTAGTGAACAATGACCACTTCCTGTACTGGGGCGAGGTTACCCGTCAGCTGGAGGACTGTGTGGACTGTAAAGTGCACGTGGTGGAACAGACAGAATTTATCGATGATCAGACATTCCAACCTCATCGCAGCACAGCCCTGCAGCCGTACATCAAGCGAGCCGCCTCCACCAAACTGGCCTCTGCCGAAAAGCTGATGTACTTCTGCACGGACCAGCTGGGCCTGGAGCAGGACTTTGAGCAGAAACAGATGCCCGAGGGCAAACTGCAGATAGACGGCTTCCTCCTCAGCGTAGACGTCAGCCGAGGGATGAACAGGAACTTCGACGACCAATTAAAATTTGTCTCCAACCTGTACACCCAGCTGGCCAAGACCAAGAAACCCATCCTGCTGGTCCTGACAAAGTGCGATGAGGGCGTCGAGCGCTACATCCGGGACGCTCACGCTTTTGCGCTCAATAAAAAGAACGTGCAAGTTGTGGAAACTTCGGCCCGATCAAATGTCAATGTCGACTTAGCTTACACCGCTCTCATCCAGCTTATCGACAAAAGCCGCGGCAAGTCCAAGATCATTCCCTACTTTGAGGCTTTAAAGCAGCAGAGCCAACAGATCGCGGCAGCCAAGGACAAATATGAATGGCTGGTGGGCCGTGTGGTGAAATCTCACAACGAGACTTGGCTAAGTGTAAGTCGGCGCATGCAGAGCAGCAATGAATATCAGGATTACGTTTACCTGGAAGGCACCGATAAAGCCAAGAAACTGTTTCAGCAACACATTCAGCGGCTAAGACAGGACCACATCGACCGCCGCCGCAGGGTCTACTTATCTGTTCTACCACGTGCTTTAGATGCCCTCGTGCCTGACCTGGATGAAATTGACCACCTCAGCTGGCCCAAAGTAGCCAACATGCTGGAGACAAAGCCTGCCTTCTCCCAGTGGTTTGTGGTCCTAGAGGACATGCCCTGGGACCTAACAAGCCACATAGATAACATGGAAGATGACCGCATACCTTACGACATTTTGGAGACTCAGCCTGCTGCAGATGTGTATTATACACACCTGGATAAACTGAGAAATgccagaaagaaggaagaaatgaaaaaatCCTTCAAAGAAAACTTGGGTTCATCTCCATTTATCACCCCGGGTAAACCCTGGGAAGAAGCCCGCAGCTTCATTATGAGTGAGGAGTTTTATCAGTGGCTGGAGGAACCGGTGTACATGGACATTTACAGTAAACACCAGAAAGAGATCATTGACAAAGCCAAGGAAGAGCTCCAGGAACTTTTATTAGAATATTCAGAATTGTTTTACGAGTTGGAGTTAGATGCCAAGCCGAGCAAAGAGAAAATGGGGGTCATCCAGGAAGTGCTAGGAGAAGAACAAAGGTTCAAAGCTTTGCATAAACTGCAAGCAGAAAGAGACGCCCTCATCCTGAAACACATTCACTTTGTCTATCACCCCACTAAAGACACTTGTCCTAGCAATCCTCTGTGTGTAGACACTAAAATCGAGCAGCTTCTCAGTTCCAGGTGCAGTTATCCATACGACCGCCACTTTAAAGATCCCAATGTGGATAGAATTAATCTGGTGATACTTGGAAAAGACGGATTGGCGAGGGAACTGGCCAATGAGATCCGTGCTCTGTGCACTAACGATGATAAGTATGTGGTTGATGGGAAGATGTACGAGTTGTCTCTGCGTCCCATCGAAGGCAATGTCCGCCTTCCAGTCAACTCGTTTCAGACCTCAACTTTTGTGCCCCACGGATGCCTCTGCCTTTACAACTCCAAAGAGTCCCTGTCCTATGTGGTAGAAAGTATCGAAAAGAGCCGAGAGTCCAGTCTgggaagaaaagaaaaccatttgCTTAACTTATATCTGACATTAATTCTAGTCAATCGTAGAGGGGATATGAGTGGAGAGACGGCCCAGAGTCTCATTCACCAGGGCAAAGAGATCGCTACCAGGCTGCAGTGCGAACTCTTAGACGCCGCATCCACCGGATTGGGTTACGGCCGCAACATAAACGAGAAACAGATTACTAAGATTCTGCGTGACCTTCTCGATTCCAAACGTAATATGAACCTTGTAACCACCACGCCAAGCATCAAGGATCTGGTGGATTGTGATCTTCGCATTGTCATATGTCTCATGTGTGGGGATCTGTTTAACCTGGAAGATGTACTGAACGCCCTCAAACCTCACACTTATCGGCCCTCGCAGTTTGGGGTTGGGTTATCGGTGTTGCTGGACTTGCACATAGGTAGTCAGAAGCGGCGGCTGGAGCTACTCATTTTGTCCTATCACGCTTCCTTCAACATCCGCAAGACGCGACTGGTACACGGCTACATGGTTTTCTATGCAGCCAAGCGCCGCGCCTCCCTGGCCATGCTGCGCGCCTTTCTCTGTGAGGTGCAAGACATCGTCCCTGTCCAGCTCGTCGCTCTGACCGAAGGCTCGCTTACAGTCCTGGACAATGCAACCCGAGACCAACTGGTGGAAGGAGAGGAAATTGCTCAGGACATCGAGGGCAAATTCCTGTTGTTACCCTGCGGCCCGGGGCAAGCAAAGATGGACATGTTTTACCCTTTCTTCAAGGATGTAATGGAGAAGAAAGTGATCATTGAAGCTTCACACATGTATGACAATACAGCAGAAGCATGTAGCACTACAGAAGAGGTCTTTAGTTCACCTCGCGCTGGGTCTCCTCTCTGCAATTCTCATTTGCATGATTCTGAGGATGACTTGGACCCATCTCCTCAGCACATCCTACCTAGAGAGGACCTGAGCATTGCTGCACATACTAGAGACCATTCTAAACTGGCCAGAGAACTGGAGGACAGCGAGAGCCTCCCCTTTATCTCTGTCATGAGCACCTTAGAGAGTAGACTTAACAACAAGGTACCTCCACCCCTCAAACCAAAGCCTCCCATCCCATTTGATATCTCCAAGCCGGATCTGTCCTACCTAGATCCAGGCTCACGAGATGCTCACAGGAGGTCCTTGACGTCCATCACCTGGCCCCCGTCAGAAGCCTTTGATCCTTCGGACTATGCTGAGCCCATGGATTCAGTGGTGAAGCCCAGAAACCAGGAGGAGAACATCTATTCTGTGCCTCACGATAGCACGCAAGGTAAAATCATCACCATCCGTAACACTAACAAGCCGCAGTCCAATGGCAGCGGTAACGGTTCTGATAGTGACATGGACACAAACTCTCTGGAGAGAGCACGAAAAGCATCCATAGTGACCAAACCAGTCCTGTACCGGACCAAGTGTGCCAAACTCGGCAAGTTCTCCAGCTATCGCAGCAGCCTGAGTGTGGGCAGTGATGATGAACTGGGACCAATCAGGAGAAAGGAGGACGAGATTGGAACCCAGGGGCCAAAAGACAACACTACTAATTCTTATGAGGCTGATGGTGAGGATCCCCGGAAGAGGAACATTCTGCGCAGCCTTCGAAGAACCACTAAG AAAAGAGCCCCCAAACTACGACCATCTCTGACCAAACAGACCTGGGAGAGCAACTATTTTGGGGTGCCGCTGGTTAATGTGGTGACCCTTGAAAGACCAATCCCAGTGTTCATTGAGAAGTGTGTGGAGTACATTGAGACCACAG GAATGAGCACTGAGGGGATCTACAGAGTGAGTGGGAATAAATCAGAAATGGATTCGCTGCAGAGGCAGTTTGATCAAG ATCATAACTTGGACCTGGCAGAGAAGGATTTCACCATCAACACCGTGGCAGGAGCCCTGAAAAGTTTCTTTGCTGAGCTGCCAGACCCCCTGGTGCCATATAACCTCCAGACTGAGCTGGTAGATGCATACA aaATCAATGACCAGGAGCAGAAGCTGCAGGTGATGAAGGAACTGCTGAAGAAGCTGCCTAAGGAGAACCAGGAGATCTTCAAATATGTTATCTCTCACTTGAATCG GGTCAGTCAGCACCATCACATCAACCTGATGACCAGTGAGAATTTATCCATGTGCTTCTGGCCCACATTGATGCGTCCGGATTTCACCACCATGGACGCTCTGACGGCGACCCGCACGTACCAGACAATCATCGAGCTCTTCATCAACCAGTGTCCATATTTCTTCTACCAGCGTCCTCCCATGGACCTTCCCACCCCAAGCTCTCCTTCCACCCCTCCGCTCCACCAACCCTCCCCCCCACAGTCTCCCCCCCTGACCCCTGTGTCTCCCTCGCAGACCCTGCTACCTACAGATCCAAACATCCTGTGA
- the GPR174 gene encoding probable G-protein coupled receptor 174 — protein sequence MAAELEWPIGANVTDCKVDEEFLRYLYAITYVVILVPGLIGNVLALWVFYAYMKETKRAVIFMINLAIADLLQVLSLPLRIFYYLNQSWPFGHFMCMFCFYLKYVNMYASIVFLVCISVRRFLYLIYPFQFTNRKRISDVYISVAAWIVVCVSCLAFPLLRIGNNSTGSDAENKCFADLPLLDIGITNSVLAVTFAELFGFITPLMVVAYCSWRTVMSLKEPHSASRDLGEKKKALKMILTCAVVFLLCFAPYHLSFPLDFLAKANKIHSCRSKKVILTLHPVALCLASMNCCLDPVIYYFTTDEFRRRLSRQDMVDCTELEIFSNAL from the coding sequence ATGGCGGCAGAGCTGGAATGGCCCATTGGCGCCAATGTCACCGATTGTAAAGTAGACGAGGAGTTCCTGCGCTATCTGTATGCCATCACCTACGTGGTCATCCTGGTCCCCGGATTGATCGGGAATGTTCTGGCTCTTTGGGTGTTTTACGCCTACATGAAGGAGACCAAAAGAGCCGTCATCTTCATGATTAACTTGGCCATCGCCGACCTCCTGCAAGTTCTGTCGCTGCCGCTGCGCATCTTCTATTACCTGAATCAGTCCTGGCCGTTCGGACACTTTATGTGCATGTTCTGCTTCTACCTGAAATACGTCAATATGTACGCCAGCATCGTCTTCCTGGTCTGTATCAGCGTCAGACGCTTCCTCTACCTGATTTACCCCTTTCAGTTCACAAACAGGAAGCGCATATCCGACGTGTACATCAGCGTCGCTGCTTGGATCGTCGTCTGCGTCAGCTGCCTCGCATTTCCCCTCCTGAGAATCGGAAATAATTCCACCGGCAGCGATgcggaaaataaatgttttgcggATCTGCCGCTCCTCGATATCGGGATCACAAACTCCGTATTGGCAGTGACGTTTGCCGAGCTCTTTGGCTTCATCACGCCATTGATGGTGGTCGCCTATTGTTCCTGGAGGACGGTGATGTCGCTGAAGGAACCGCACTCGGCCTCTCGTGATTTGGGCGAGAAGAAGAAAGCGCTAAAGATGATCCTGACCTGCGCCGTCGTCTTCCTCCTCTGCTTCGCTCCTTACCACCTCAGCTTCCCATTGGACTTCCTGGCCAAAGCCAATAAAATCCATTCGTGCCGTTCCAAGAAGGTGATCCTGACGCTGCATCCGGTGGCGCTGTGCCTGGCCAGTATGAATTGCTGCCTGGATCCCGTCATCTATTACTTCACCACCGACGAGTTCAGGAGACGACTTTCCCGGCAAGACATGGTGGATTGTACGGAGCTGGAAATATTCAGCAACGCTTTATAA